One Hevea brasiliensis isolate MT/VB/25A 57/8 chromosome 6, ASM3005281v1, whole genome shotgun sequence genomic window, tgtatcaaaatatttcatatgatatattatatatatacaaacaaatagaaactatttaaataaaaatttagttttataattaaatattatttaattgaaaagccATAGTAaatgcatttaaaatttaatttttataatagtaaaatGTTTCCTATTTACTTAAATATTTCTCATTTACTTAACTGTTTCAATTCAATGATCGTAAgtttgccataaaaataataataataaagattaattaattttaaaaaaagtgaaataaaaaatattaaattattaacataaaaaatacatactaattataaataaatcaaatatctatattttatttttataaccttTATATAGACTTTAATgactaattttttaaattaatagctatgacctttttattattattgttgtcatcttttaaattattttttattaaactatcatcatcatcatcatcattatcatcatcatcatcatcattaagAGTGAAATGTGATAAAcaatatttttgtataaataaatttataaaaaaataatataaataattaaaatattacatttaatcataaaaagttttaatttttaaaaattaaatttaaaaaaatattaatttaaatcataaatgtcaAGATAGTactgtaaataataatgataattaaaaaaaaaataaaaaaaataaataataattagtatataaGAATTATTTATGAAAGATAACGCGTGACAAACTCTTTAATGAAAGTGTCATGTAACATTTCTTTAAGGATGCTTTTCTGCTTTATATACATACCtctccatttttatttgtagCATTTATGTCTTTTTAATCTAAAATTATATGTTGCATTTAAAAAACTaagcattattttttttttccaattttatacttttttatatttattaaatataataaatatttataaaaaataattataaatggtAATTAatcatttatgaaaataaaattatctaattattttcttaattatctacaAAACTTAAAtgtaatagataaaaatgaacagAAGTAATATATTTGTTAGATGAAATAGGATTATAAAGCCCGAACCATTAAAATAATGTTATATAAAATTTCAACTAGGCCTAGGAAAAGGTCCAAACTTTTGTAATCATGAATCCCAAAACCCTAATAACCATGGATTTTTATACTAAAATGGGTAGGACCCAATtaacctcctttttttttttttttacttgcaAATAGAGCATTACACAACTGAAGAAGAATCAGAGTACAAAATAGAGCTAAGCCTATTGGGAATCGAAGCTAACCAATTACAAGACAAATTTCCTAGCAAAAATGACTTAGCTAAGAAATCAGCAGCTCTATGAGCACTTCTTTTGACCAAGGAAAAAGACACATTGTGGAAGTGAGGAAGAAGAGATTTAATGGCTAACAAAGTAGCTCTAATCTCCCACCATCTAATATTCTCCAAATTAGACACTGCTTCGAATAAAGAAGAAGAATCCATCTCAAGAATAATAGAAAAGCTCCAATGGATTGAGCAAACTGTATAGCTTGAAGAAGAGCTTTTGCCTCACCTGCAAGAGGAGAAGAAGCCTGAGTAAGACATACATGTCCATCTAAGAGTTTTCCTTCATAGTTTCTAAGGACAACAGCAATGGCTGCACAAGAAGCAGCATCTCTCTAAGCCACATCACTATTCAGCTTAAGAGTTCCAACTGGTGGAGGAGACCACACTGAACTTACAGTAAAATCATGCAAGGAGGAAGTAATAGGATCTCCCCTCGTAGCTGAACTAGATACCTCaaaaaaagacttggaaattctCTTGGCAGCTACTATGGGATTCGGGCCAATATGATCAAACACAGTAAGGTTCCTCTCTTTCCAAATGATCCAGCAAGAAATGGCTATAAAGCACAAGCCCAGTTGATCCTCACAAAATTCATTCAAAATAGCTGACCACCACAACGAGAAGGAACCAAAGCCAACTGGATTAGGCTTATAAGTGTTAGCACTCACAAACCATTTTGCCCTAGCATCATTGCACCAAAAGAGGGTGTGTTCTATAGTTTCTTCCTCAGCTGCGCAATTTGGACATGATGGATTAATAGGAATGCCTCTTCTAAGCAGGGTACTTTTAACAGGTAAAGCATTTAGGAGAGCTTTCCATAAGAAAACTTTGAATTTTGGTTGGATAGGAAGATTCCATGTCTTTAACCACACCTCTCTGGAAATGAGATTGGAGTTATTTACTCCACCAAAAGACTGATCATGTCTGATTCTAGATAGAAATCTATATCCAGACTTAACTGAGTAATTACCTGAATGATCAAAGCGCCACACAATAGAATCTTTGTTTCCTAAAGGAGCAACAGGAATGGCTTTGATTGCTGTAGCAATAATTGGATCAAAAATACTATCAATGATGTTTGTTTTCCATTGCAGCAAATCATGATCAATAAGATCTGCCACTAAATTCACCTGAAGAGGGAAGTGTGGTGGTCTGAATACCCTGAAGCCTTTAATGCTTGGAATCCAAGGATCAAACCAAATGAGAGATTGAGTGTCATCCCCAATATTGTGTCTGTATCCCTCTTTAATAACATCTCTACCAGCCAATAGGCTTTGCCAAATCCAAGAGCTTCTTCTAGGACTACTTGAAGCTTGCAAGAAGGATGAATGAGGAAAATACAAACCCTTAAGGACACGAGCCCATGTACTATCTGGGTTATGAATAAGCTTCCAGCATTGCTTGGCTAAGCAAGCCAAATTGAAGAGCTCAAGATCTCAAAAACCCAAGCCACCATAGGCCTTAGGAAGAGAGGCCTTTTTCCAACTAATCCACTGCATTTTTTTCTCTTTATCCTTTCTCCCCCACCAACAATTAAAGAGGATACCGTTCAGATGGCGATAAAACCCTTTAGGGTACTTAAGGATAGCCATAAAATATGTAGGTATAACATTTAAAACTGACTTAATAAGCACCTCCCTATTTGCTTGAGATAACAACTTCTGTTTCCAGGATTATGTCTTAGCTATTAGTTTCTCCTTGATAAAGTCAAGAGCTTGAActttttgtaacatcctcccggtatcaactccgtacattctactgttccggtgaccggtgtcggtctggacagctagaacgttcggaaaaatatttaaatcaaagtgagggaccataattaactcaaatattaataagaaaaatttagaaaaaaattttagaaataaaatgcaactaagtcaaatgagccggtgcccaagcgatgggtaaccagaggtaagttgcggttctcgcaacgaggagccctagacccggggaaaaaattataaaataatttttgggactccagagaagggtcattgaggttcccatggcattagaatgccaagaaaatatttagaaaaaattttcaatcggtacagataattttgacccgttaagccaaacggagggcattttggtcatttcgccttcagagacgatttttggccgacttgtccagttgattaaataattattatgacataaaatatgaattaatgttgatgaaaaattaatttgaagctagtagaaaagaaaagaaaagaaaataaagaaaattaaagataatgacatcacatgatgtcactcacttaatcccaaccaatcacaagttaataagcattcttaaaacacttaaaagagtcaaaatggaccaaaataaatctgctcttcttcttcttcttcctccaatacgtgactctcttctccatagcctccatagaagtttctttcatcactttcatttttcccatgaatttccactactaaaccctaagtcaccttcatcaaaacttgtccatacctcttggggaagcttttggcagccaataagaggaaagaaagtgaaggtttaacaagttgggaattttatcaaataaggttagtgcatattaacttcctaatcttgtttacttattgaaatttagtttgaatatgaataaataattaagaaattgaagaaaatcatgtgtgaaattgagaagtaaattttggccagcacttataggatgaggaattgatgagttttattgggctaaaacctaaatacaagcttagatagtgacatatgaatgattgatgaccttaattgggatttGTTGCATGATTaatggattggaagctagggttttgagaagtgaaatttggatttagcttatgaaattgtgaaagaacattataagggtcaattagtgaccattttaggtatgttgaccatgaattggactgaaaaatagtatagccaagtgaatgtgtaggctgccttgttagtgctgtGAGCgtcaaaattcagtccacttggactgccataacttgggctgtgttagtccaattgatgtttggccaattggacatgaaactgggcttataatggcacatttttgctgaagaaactatgcccaaaagaccaaagcaagaggaccaaaagttggccccaatccggacaccctgcaacaacacctgcagaaatgaccaaatgaacagttggccataactcactgtagatttggtcaattgacctaaaatttttacagcaacaagttaagacatagacaaacaactttcatgaagaaacctaccccaaattatgaccagaaccaaatcaaatcattgagcaaagtgaagtttactgtactgagatttccagaattttcatttgagcagcaatgtttggaggactataactctctctagaaaactcggatttaggcaattcttgaaccgatggaaacctaaggcatagtagaacatttcatatgaagaaagttagaccaaattaggaacttaacttgatcaaattactgaccaaagttggatcaaaatgcGAGAACCCATGATagcggcatgagcgattgcgtgaacagtaaacttattttggccataacttgagctacaaaactccaaatggagtgattcaaaaaaagaaattcaactagacaaaataaggaacattttctatgaaggaagttttgtcaaattccaacagtaaatcgaccaatgaaacagtgcaacttcagaacaccaaaaccgaaaattggcaattttgccaaaatgacctaagctttgagaaagtgaccaaaaccaacaagttttaaatgaaaaatgtagtatgtttgaagtgccaaagtcaatgtacatattttctatgcaaaagtcaacattttagttgactaatgaagtgaatagtgacatgaaaacttgaaataagcttggaaatggatttagtaattgattccaacaagttttaaatgcaaaatgtggtacatcgggagtgttaaaaccaatgtacctattgtctatgcaaaagtcaacatttttgttgaccaatgaggtgaatagtgacaccaaaacttgaaatataaaatttgtaattacataagtagattcttgaatgtataaatgagaaaggaaaaatgttttgaatacaatggtacatgtgaaccattgtttagaattgtgatcaatatgaataacataatgaatggataaataaaccatattaatgtatgaatgagacattagttctcattattgtaaagaggagaagtattttgagtacaatggtataaaagaataattgatgtgaattgtgatcatataaatgatcaaatgaatgtatgaattatgattaaaatttatcatgaaaaaatgaagtcataaagcacaatatattaacattttaaaatatcaaatgccctagtatacctaacaagattggttttgatagtttggcatgccaatagggtattgttttagcagtactgcgaaaggctttatgcctgtattcatggctttatgcccgtattcatggcttttatgcccgattatgtgatatcatggctttttagccatcgatcgcatacatggttggcgttaccgtcccatggtatgatgacgaggcaccgcggtgtcggtgccaacgacccgttatccatccgatcgtctagtataggttacttgggcgatcaattaaagtattattcaattcggtagctaagttaagttaagtataatgaaaatccagatacaattaaattaagtattgaatgaataagcgtaagagattagcaaaagaaacataacaaaaatataaattgcagaatcgtatagacttgaaatacaatacagatagaataaattatataccgctagtattcaaaagttataaactaagcacttccaaagaggaacaaactagtatataagatcgttgatactagaaataccataccaaattaaattgactcgagtatccgaattatcatttatttctttctttacttgtatatattattttggttatattattgcaccactaagcgaaatgcttagcgcgatggaattgcttcctcagtgcagtcaaggtaaaaccagatggtatcatcgagatttttggagtcggatctgcgaagtgtcggaagagttcaagattgtcacctcctcggaatgcatgtagatagggctcattttatacatgttatgtatattgttcattcctagcacattgtaaattatttgtatatcttgtacaaaataaactcatgtaattaacctatgaattatggaagctattcaaagtaagtattttagtatgtgaattgaatttgagttataatgagattatacttgtgaatattgagatattgaaaatctaatgagatttcgagaAATCGAatcgtattgagatacattatgtttggaaattttgagactattaagtttgagaaattgagtatatattgaaattgtctttaagTTCGGAAGAATCATAGTCAAATTACAAAATACACTTTGtcagattatcgttaaaatttttgaaatttccaatttagttagattttgataaaagtaaaaatagcctaaatcttcaataaagtttttgaataaataaatcaaggactgtaatgaaatcagataaaatagagtgctccggcacactgagtgtcataacttgctcggctacactgtagtcgggtaaggggtgtcacacttttgATCATCCCCACCAAGAAGGTAAGCCAAGATATTTATCCCCCAGTTTCATTTCCTTCATATTAAGCAAAGATAAGATTCTGTGCTTCAACTGGAAAGGCGTATGCCTATTGAAGAAAACACTAGATTTGTGGAAATTAACCCTCTGACCAGAAGCTTCCATGTATTTTTTCAGAACAGATAAAAAAGTTGAGGCTTCTTGACAATATGCTTTTGCAAATAACAGTGTGTCATCTGTAAAAAGAATATTTGTAATAGCTGGTGTATATCTAGTCATTTTGAATCCTT contains:
- the LOC110661903 gene encoding uncharacterized protein LOC110661903, giving the protein MAILKYPKGFYRHLNAKQCWKLIHNPDSTWARVLKGLYFPHSSFLQASSSPRRSSWIWQSLLAGRDVIKEGYRHNIGDDTQSLIWFDPWIPSIKGFRVFRPPHFPLQVNLVADLIDHDLLQWKTNIIDSIFDPIIATAIKAIPVAPLGNKDSIVWRFDHSGNYSVKSGYRFLSRIRHDQSFGGVNNSNLISREVWLKTWNLPIQPKFKVFLWKALLNALPVKSTLLRRGIPINPSCPNCAAEEETIEHTLFWCNDARAKWFVSANTYKPNPVGFGSFSLWWSAILNEFCEDQLGLCFIAISCWIIWKERNLTVFDHIGPNPIVAAKRISKSFFEVSSSATRGDPITSSLHDFTVSSVWSPPPVGTLKLNSDVA